The Lycium barbarum isolate Lr01 chromosome 9, ASM1917538v2, whole genome shotgun sequence genome has a segment encoding these proteins:
- the LOC132611813 gene encoding methanol O-anthraniloyltransferase-like: protein MVSKTTYFHSYINFRNRPSSYTNYSFFIRITRLAHSMQVSIIHHKPKLVVPARVTPCGTKNLSDIDDQGSARFQIPVLMFYKYNSSMLGKDPAMIIKNGLSKTLVFYYPLAGRIIEGPNRKLMVNCNGEGVLFVEADANVELEKLGESIKPPCPYLDLLLHNVPGSDGIIGCPLLLVQVTRFSCGGFAIGIRLNHTMMDAYGSNLFLNALSELIQGASTPSILPVWQRDLLSARSSPCITCTHHEFDEQIESKIAWESMEDKLIQQAFFFGNKEMEAIKYQVSPNCGSTKFELLTAFLWKCRTIALNLHPEEIVHLTYIVNIRGKTLKFEFPPGYYGNAFVTPATVSKAGLLCSNPLTYAVELVKKLKNHVNEEYIRSLINLMVLKGRPELTKSWNFIVSDNRSAGFDEFNFGWGKPIFGGVPNAISHLSFGVPVKNDKGEKGILIAISLPPLAMKKFQQVVYEMTFKNVEGVNIISKM, encoded by the exons ATGGTTTCCAAGACTACATACTTTCATTCCTATATAAATTTCAGAAACCGACCTTCATCGTACACTAACTACTCTTTCTTTATTCGAATAACACGTTTGGCACACAGTATGCAGGTTTCAATAATACATCACAAGCCGAAATTAGTAGTTCCAGCAAGAGTAACACCTTGTGGGACTAAAAATCTTTCCGACATAGATGACCAAGGGAGTGCTCGTTTCCAAATTCCAGTACTAATGTTTTACAAATATAATTCTTCAATGTTAGGAAAAGATCCTGCAATGATCATAAAAAATGGATTGTCCAAAACACTTGTATTTTACTATCCATTAGCTGGTAGGATCATTGAAGGGCCTAATAGGAAGCTTATGGTGAATTGCAATGGTGAAGGAGTCTTGTTTGTTGAAGCTGATGCAAATGTGGAGCTTGAGAAATTAGGAGAGTCAATTAAACCACCATGTCCATACTTAGATTTATTACTGCACAATGTTCCTGGTTCTGATGGAATCATTGGCTGCCCTCTTTTATTAGTTCAG GTGACCCGTTTTAGCTGTGGTGGATTTGCTATTGGAATCAGACTTAATCACACTATGATGGATGCGTATGGCTCGAATTTGTTTCTAAATGCATTAAGTGAATTGATTCAGGGAGCTTCTACACCTTCTATATTACCTGTATGGCAAAGGGATCTCCTAAGTGCTAGATCATCACCATGCATTACATGTACTCACCATGAGTTTGATGAGCAGATTGAATCAAAAATTGCATGGGAATCTATGGAAGACAAGTTGATACAACAAGCATTTTTCTTTGGAAATAAGGAGATGGAAGCTATTAAATATCAAGTTTCTCCAAATTGTGGAAGTACAAAATTCGAGTTATTAACGGCGTTTTTATGGAAATGTCGTACAATTGCTCTCAATCTGCATCCCGAAGAAATTGTTCATTTGACTTACATTGTCAACATACGTGGAAAAACACTAAAATTTGAATTTCCACCTGGATATTACGGGAATGCATTCGTTACTCCAGCTACAGTATCAAAAGCAGGATTATTATGTTCCAATCCACTGACATATGCAGTTGAATTGGTCAAGAAACTTAAAAATCACGTGAATGAAGAGTACATTAGATCATTGATTAATTTAATGGTCCTTAAAGGGCGACCAGAGTTGACAAAATCATGGAATTTTATAGTCTCAGATAATAGATCTGCTGGATTTGATGAATTTAATTTTGGATGGGGAAAGCCCATTTTTGGAGGGGTTCCCAATGCTATATCTCACTTAAGTTTTGGTGTGCCAGTTAAAAATGACAAAGGAGAAAAGGGTATTTTGATAGCTATAAGTTTGCCTCCATTGGCCATGAAAAAATTTCAACAGGTTGTCTATGAGATGACTTTCAAAAATGTGGAAGGAGTCAACATAATTTCAAAGATGTAA